The following proteins come from a genomic window of Limosilactobacillus reuteri:
- a CDS encoding helix-turn-helix domain-containing protein, whose amino-acid sequence MGRKSKYSAEEKLLILNEVLRNGIHKVITKYKISQKTIRRWSLLYKYQGMPGLQTSHHNQSYSKEFKNSLVEQYQQTDEALDLFAIKHGLRSQRQLEQWIIRYNESNLKAYTPRKRDSKMSGRKTDFEERLTIIEELIKHDVNYNWAVEKYHISYQQVYGWYQKYRKSGNDPESLRDRRGKAKPEEKWTEVDRLKAENRLLRAQLEKQEMEIAFAKKLTEIRNREVEKDSGTKPSKN is encoded by the coding sequence ATGGGAAGAAAATCTAAATACTCAGCAGAGGAAAAACTCTTAATCCTCAATGAAGTTTTACGAAATGGAATCCATAAGGTAATAACTAAGTACAAGATTAGCCAAAAAACTATCAGGCGGTGGAGTCTTCTATACAAGTATCAGGGAATGCCAGGACTTCAAACAAGTCATCATAATCAAAGCTACTCTAAAGAATTTAAAAACTCATTGGTTGAACAATATCAACAAACAGATGAGGCATTAGATTTATTTGCGATAAAACACGGTTTACGATCTCAAAGGCAACTAGAACAATGGATTATCCGGTATAATGAATCTAACTTAAAGGCCTATACGCCAAGAAAGCGAGATTCAAAAATGAGTGGACGAAAGACTGACTTTGAAGAACGACTTACTATCATTGAAGAGTTGATTAAGCATGATGTGAACTACAATTGGGCAGTTGAAAAGTACCATATTAGTTACCAACAAGTTTATGGCTGGTATCAAAAGTATCGCAAAAGCGGTAATGACCCAGAATCACTTCGTGATCGCCGAGGCAAAGCTAAGCCAGAAGAGAAGTGGACGGAAGTTGACCGACTCAAGGCAGAAAATCGCTTATTAAGGGCTCAGCTAGAAAAGCAAGAGATGGAGATTGCGTTCGCAAAAAAATTAACAGAAATACGCAATCGGGAGGTGGAAAAGGACTCCGGTACCAAGCCATCAAAGAACTAA
- a CDS encoding IS3 family transposase yields MNRNTQSGGGKGLRYQAIKELNQENGWSISQLCKIADSSRDGYYKWLNRKPSRYHNEQAELLEAIVELEEEHNWTLGYLAMTTQLSFENRLSFTAGLKRITNCMRKHGIRANIRKKKRNRIQRHEEYINDNLLQGQFDRETKNEVWVTDTTEVAYGEHTLHKVRVHVILDLYGRYALSYNISDTETSSAVIETFNRAFTVEPDAQPMVHTDRGSAYCSSMFNDYLASKNCIHSMSHPGHPWENSPIERWWNDFKLIWINKHNRPKTLAELEQFVKGAIEYFNTKRAYTSKNGLTAEQFRNQAS; encoded by the coding sequence ATTAACAGAAATACGCAATCGGGAGGTGGAAAAGGACTCCGGTACCAAGCCATCAAAGAACTAAATCAAGAAAATGGATGGTCAATTAGCCAGTTGTGTAAAATAGCTGATTCTTCGCGAGATGGTTATTACAAATGGCTCAATCGAAAGCCAAGTCGATATCATAATGAGCAAGCAGAGTTACTTGAAGCGATTGTAGAGTTAGAAGAAGAACATAATTGGACGCTGGGATATTTAGCGATGACTACACAGTTAAGCTTTGAAAACCGTTTAAGCTTTACCGCTGGATTAAAACGAATAACTAATTGCATGCGTAAGCATGGAATTAGAGCAAATATTAGGAAGAAGAAGCGCAATCGAATTCAACGCCATGAAGAATACATCAATGACAACTTATTGCAGGGACAATTCGACCGTGAAACTAAAAATGAAGTGTGGGTTACCGACACAACGGAAGTTGCCTACGGCGAACACACACTTCATAAAGTACGAGTACACGTTATTTTAGATTTATATGGTCGTTACGCTTTAAGCTACAATATTTCAGACACAGAAACTTCATCAGCAGTAATTGAAACCTTTAATCGTGCTTTTACGGTTGAACCTGATGCGCAACCAATGGTCCATACTGACCGCGGATCAGCTTACTGCTCAAGTATGTTCAACGACTACTTAGCCTCTAAAAATTGTATTCATAGTATGTCACACCCCGGTCATCCTTGGGAAAACTCCCCCATAGAGCGTTGGTGGAATGACTTCAAGCTAATCTGGATTAACAAACATAATCGTCCTAAGACGCTAGCAGAGCTAGAACAGTTCGTCAAAGGAGCCATTGAATACTTTAATACCAAACGCGCTTACACAAGCAAAAACGGCTTGACCGCGGAACAATTCCGCAATCAAGCCTCCTAA
- a CDS encoding dipeptidase, translating to MDKIITEDEQKAAVKTLERLISVPSYNQPAEEGAPFGKGIRNALDEMMKICDELGFKTYEDPDGYYGYAEVGSGDKIFGVICHLDTVPAGDLGKWKHNPFKGTVINDAVYGRGSQDDKGPGIAALYAVKALMDQGYQFNQRIRFIYGTDEEILWRGIAEYNKKEAPIDSGISPDAEFPLIYAEKGLQQSYIVGPGTDQLKLNLQNAFNAVPDSTVYDGPKQDEVKAALDRHGFEYTSDGNSITVIGKSVHAMMALEGTNAVLRLAIALDDVFDFKPLDFIGQLFKEDATGSNVLGDVRDESGQLTFNISSLEINENETRMQIDLRIPVTIDRDNLLAKLSEQVATYDLKYVHFDYLAPLYVPKDSKLVRTLMKVYKEQTGDVDAEPQISGGATFARTMNNCVAFGGMLPTTPDYMHQANEQWLLPDIYKAMEIYAQAIKKLCVD from the coding sequence ATGGATAAAATTATTACAGAAGATGAACAAAAAGCTGCTGTTAAAACTTTAGAACGACTAATTTCTGTTCCATCATATAATCAACCAGCAGAAGAAGGCGCACCATTTGGTAAAGGAATTCGTAACGCCCTCGATGAAATGATGAAGATTTGTGATGAATTAGGTTTTAAGACCTATGAAGATCCAGACGGGTATTATGGCTACGCGGAAGTTGGCAGTGGGGACAAAATTTTTGGTGTAATTTGTCACCTTGACACGGTTCCTGCTGGCGATTTAGGCAAATGGAAACATAATCCATTTAAAGGCACAGTAATCAATGATGCAGTTTATGGCCGAGGATCACAAGATGATAAAGGTCCAGGGATTGCAGCTTTATATGCTGTTAAAGCATTAATGGATCAAGGATATCAATTTAATCAACGAATTCGTTTTATTTATGGAACGGATGAAGAAATCCTATGGCGCGGAATTGCTGAATACAATAAAAAGGAAGCACCAATTGATAGTGGGATTTCTCCGGATGCTGAGTTTCCATTAATTTATGCTGAAAAGGGGTTGCAACAATCTTATATCGTTGGCCCAGGAACAGATCAATTAAAGCTCAACTTGCAAAATGCGTTTAATGCCGTTCCCGATAGTACAGTGTACGATGGCCCAAAGCAGGACGAAGTGAAGGCTGCTTTAGATAGGCATGGCTTTGAATATACAAGTGATGGTAATTCAATTACTGTTATTGGTAAGTCCGTTCATGCGATGATGGCACTCGAAGGAACGAATGCTGTTTTGCGGTTAGCGATTGCGCTTGATGATGTTTTTGATTTTAAGCCACTCGATTTTATTGGTCAGTTGTTTAAGGAAGATGCAACTGGAAGTAATGTTCTTGGCGATGTTCGCGACGAGTCTGGACAATTAACTTTCAATATTTCTAGTCTTGAGATTAATGAAAATGAAACGAGAATGCAAATTGATTTACGAATTCCCGTAACGATCGATCGCGATAATTTGCTAGCAAAACTAAGTGAGCAGGTAGCAACTTACGATTTGAAGTATGTTCATTTTGATTATTTAGCACCACTGTACGTTCCAAAAGACAGTAAATTAGTGCGAACTTTGATGAAAGTTTATAAAGAACAAACTGGGGATGTTGATGCTGAACCACAAATTTCCGGTGGAGCAACATTTGCCCGAACGATGAATAATTGTGTTGCCTTTGGGGGAATGTTACCAACAACACCAGATTATATGCATCAAGCCAATGAACAGTGGCTATTGCCAGACATATATAAAGCAATGGAAATCTATGCTCAGGCAATCAAGAAACTTTGTGTGGATTAA
- a CDS encoding Dyp-type peroxidase: MVMNPNKAQDVWKDAGEHVQFTVLELKRENQAREQEAIQEFVERFQAITRSMRIRDNKGNLKVSLGFSNDAWDYLFPNAPKPKELETYQTLTGPKYKMPAAKGDIFLHIRANDEAAVYEFMAQVMLFIRDITTVIDETKGFRYFEGRAIIGFIDGTENPEPQDAAEYAIIGDEDTTFENGSYAFAQKWRHNMDIWNKLTTETQEKAVGRKKFSDLELSEKEKFKNAHNVASQAEIDGVEQKIVRMNVPYSDPAADNTGTFFIGYSRHWTVTKKMLENMLEQNDYLLTFSDILGGQLFFIPSRPMLDQIAEGEFKC; encoded by the coding sequence ATGGTAATGAATCCCAATAAAGCGCAAGACGTTTGGAAAGACGCCGGTGAACATGTCCAATTTACCGTACTAGAATTAAAGCGAGAAAATCAAGCAAGGGAACAAGAAGCAATTCAAGAATTTGTTGAACGTTTCCAAGCAATTACCCGATCCATGCGTATTCGAGATAATAAAGGTAACCTTAAAGTTTCTTTAGGCTTTAGCAACGATGCGTGGGACTATCTTTTTCCTAACGCGCCTAAACCCAAAGAATTAGAAACTTACCAAACATTAACCGGGCCGAAATACAAAATGCCTGCCGCAAAAGGAGATATCTTCCTCCATATTCGTGCAAATGATGAAGCTGCAGTTTACGAATTCATGGCCCAAGTAATGCTCTTCATTAGAGATATTACTACTGTTATTGATGAAACAAAGGGCTTCCGCTATTTTGAAGGTCGGGCCATTATTGGCTTTATTGATGGAACTGAAAATCCAGAACCACAGGATGCTGCTGAATACGCCATTATTGGGGATGAAGATACTACGTTTGAAAATGGTTCCTATGCCTTTGCACAAAAATGGCGACATAACATGGACATTTGGAATAAGCTAACTACTGAAACACAAGAAAAAGCTGTCGGGCGAAAGAAGTTTTCTGACTTAGAATTAAGTGAAAAGGAAAAGTTTAAGAACGCTCACAATGTTGCTTCTCAAGCTGAAATTGATGGTGTTGAACAGAAGATTGTTCGCATGAATGTTCCATATTCAGATCCTGCCGCTGATAATACCGGAACTTTCTTTATCGGTTATTCACGGCATTGGACTGTAACTAAGAAGATGCTTGAAAATATGCTTGAGCAAAACGATTATCTCCTAACCTTCTCTGATATTTTAGGTGGTCAACTCTTCTTTATTCCTTCGCGCCCTATGTTGGATCAAATTGCCGAGGGTGAATTTAAATGTTAG
- a CDS encoding alpha/beta hydrolase translates to MEIKSVNLDQPYSSLDIYHSNTDKALPGLVILPGGSYNQIMERDSERVALTFVTHAWQTFVVRYPVVEHKNYKEAKIAVHQAFEYIVNHAAELDVDADRLGIIGFSAGGQIAAAYSNEKLTHARFAALGYPVIQPLIDERMGVTTENVAKLVNPQTPPTFMWGSAKDELTPFVDHLQVYADALIKNNVSYELHEFGTGGHGIALANEYTGIVNNDRIDTHMRKWFPLFLEWLTELNLI, encoded by the coding sequence ATGGAAATTAAAAGTGTTAACTTAGATCAACCATATTCGTCTCTAGATATTTATCATAGTAATACTGATAAAGCTTTACCCGGCCTTGTTATTTTGCCAGGAGGCAGTTATAACCAGATTATGGAACGAGATTCTGAACGGGTGGCATTAACGTTTGTAACACATGCATGGCAAACATTTGTTGTACGATATCCGGTAGTTGAGCATAAGAATTATAAAGAAGCCAAAATAGCGGTTCACCAAGCATTTGAATATATCGTCAACCATGCAGCTGAATTAGATGTTGACGCTGATCGGTTGGGGATTATTGGATTTTCTGCAGGAGGCCAAATTGCTGCTGCATATAGTAACGAAAAACTAACACACGCTAGATTTGCCGCATTAGGATATCCTGTTATTCAACCCTTGATTGATGAACGCATGGGGGTTACAACAGAGAATGTAGCGAAATTGGTAAATCCGCAAACACCACCAACCTTTATGTGGGGATCGGCAAAAGATGAACTGACTCCCTTTGTTGATCACCTCCAAGTATATGCCGATGCGTTAATTAAGAATAATGTTTCATATGAATTACATGAATTTGGCACCGGGGGACATGGAATCGCGTTAGCTAACGAATATACTGGGATTGTCAATAATGATCGGATAGATACGCATATGAGAAAGTGGTTCCCACTATTTCTTGAGTGGTTAACTGAATTGAACTTAATTTAG
- a CDS encoding YfcC family protein — MQETQTKKKHHFHMPSAFTILFLIIILIAILTWIIPAGTYETDKAGNIISGTYKAVTNKPQGIWDVFMAPVIGMVGDKKTDGAISVSLFILVIGGFLGVVNKTNALNEGIGSIVRRYKGREKQLIPILMLLFALGGSTYGMGEETIAFYPLLIPVMMGVGFDSIVAVAIALVGSQVGCLASTVNPFATGVASQTLNISPGDGLVSRVILLIITITISIIYVYHYASVIEKDPTKSLVYNQRAEDEKHFLVKADPNDDHKMTGRQKTIIWLFGITFVVMILGLIPWSNLNSHWTFFDKFTKWLVNIPFLGDLLGHDMAPLGTWYFNEITMLFLFMSVLIMAVYHMKESEFIDAFMSGMGDFLSVAIIVAVARGIQVIMNNGMITGTVLHWGELGLHGLSQTIFIILTYIFYIPMSFLIPSTSGLAAATMGIIGPMGHFAHVSGSLVITAYQAASGWVNLITPTSGVVMGALAIAHINVGIWWKWMLKLMIYLFIATCLFLGIAALL, encoded by the coding sequence GTGCAGGAAACACAAACGAAGAAAAAGCATCATTTTCATATGCCTTCTGCGTTTACGATTTTATTCTTAATTATTATTTTAATTGCAATTTTAACGTGGATTATTCCAGCAGGGACATATGAAACAGATAAAGCTGGCAATATTATATCTGGTACATATAAGGCAGTAACAAATAAACCCCAAGGAATTTGGGACGTCTTTATGGCCCCTGTTATCGGGATGGTCGGTGATAAAAAGACAGATGGAGCTATCTCAGTATCACTATTTATTCTTGTTATCGGTGGATTCCTAGGAGTGGTTAATAAGACAAATGCATTAAACGAAGGGATCGGGTCAATCGTTCGCCGGTATAAGGGACGAGAAAAACAATTGATTCCAATTTTAATGCTTCTGTTTGCTCTTGGTGGATCAACATATGGAATGGGAGAAGAAACAATTGCGTTCTATCCACTCTTGATTCCCGTGATGATGGGCGTTGGCTTTGATTCAATTGTAGCGGTTGCGATTGCTTTAGTGGGAAGCCAAGTTGGTTGTTTAGCATCAACTGTTAACCCCTTTGCCACAGGAGTAGCTTCTCAAACATTAAATATTTCTCCCGGTGATGGCTTAGTTTCCCGGGTAATTCTTTTAATTATTACGATAACGATTAGTATTATTTATGTTTACCACTATGCATCGGTAATTGAAAAAGATCCAACTAAATCATTGGTTTACAATCAACGAGCAGAAGATGAAAAGCACTTTTTAGTCAAGGCTGACCCTAATGACGACCATAAGATGACTGGCCGCCAAAAGACAATTATTTGGCTATTCGGGATTACTTTTGTTGTGATGATTCTAGGACTAATCCCATGGTCAAACCTTAATAGTCATTGGACATTCTTTGATAAATTTACAAAGTGGTTAGTTAATATTCCATTTCTAGGTGATTTATTAGGTCATGATATGGCACCGCTGGGAACATGGTACTTTAACGAAATTACCATGCTTTTCCTGTTCATGTCGGTCTTGATTATGGCTGTTTACCATATGAAGGAAAGCGAATTTATTGATGCCTTTATGTCAGGAATGGGAGATTTCTTGAGTGTTGCAATTATTGTGGCAGTTGCACGGGGAATTCAAGTAATAATGAATAATGGAATGATCACTGGGACAGTTCTTCACTGGGGCGAATTAGGCCTTCATGGATTATCACAAACGATCTTTATTATTTTAACTTATATTTTCTATATTCCAATGTCATTTTTAATCCCATCAACATCCGGTTTAGCTGCGGCAACAATGGGAATTATCGGACCAATGGGGCATTTCGCGCATGTTTCAGGTAGTCTTGTTATTACTGCCTATCAGGCAGCTTCAGGTTGGGTTAACCTTATTACCCCCACTTCAGGAGTTGTGATGGGAGCATTAGCGATTGCTCATATTAATGTTGGCATTTGGTGGAAGTGGATGCTGAAATTAATGATTTATCTCTTTATTGCTACTTGCTTGTTCTTAGGAATTGCTGCCTTGCTCTAG
- a CDS encoding ATP-binding cassette domain-containing protein, which yields MEPITINNLTFAYPGQEPLFNHCELNISSNWKLGLLGRNGRGKTTLLKILQKQLSFQGSIQTNLKFNYYPLVIREPDDYTLNVLMRSGYQGEQWQIERELNLMATSPELLWQPFSSLSGGEQTRIMLATLFAQDGYFPLLDEPTNHLDQDGRKQIAQYLKAKKTGFIITSHDRDFLDQVIDHSLVIEQHQLVLTRGNYSDYFVHKEQRDSAAIKKNENLLKDIHHLKQTRQAKSQWAQQAENEKKNNSHADKGFIGAKAAKMMKKATIMKGGLDTAIDERKGLLKEIEKVVPLTINVLPTNHQPLLSINNLTLSYPTKQLCSNITTTIEKNDQILLCGNNGTGKSSIINAIIGTFSGKQSGEILFSSALKISTVRQDYSDNHGSLRSFASSSKINHDQFLNLLRKLGMERATFNVPIEEMSMGQQKKVELARSLAEPAHLYLWDEPLNYLDTYNQQQLIQLIQEKRPPMLMLSTIKTSLSKLLQRKLKFNISWEIIKFTKLVLKRSFTRQNNSRLKLHNH from the coding sequence ATGGAACCAATTACGATAAATAATTTAACTTTTGCTTATCCGGGGCAAGAACCGCTTTTTAATCATTGCGAGCTCAATATTAGCAGCAATTGGAAGTTGGGCCTTCTTGGGCGAAATGGTCGTGGCAAAACCACATTACTCAAAATCTTGCAAAAACAACTTTCCTTTCAAGGAAGTATTCAAACCAATCTTAAATTTAACTATTATCCATTAGTAATTCGCGAACCGGACGATTATACACTGAATGTCCTTATGAGAAGTGGCTATCAAGGTGAACAATGGCAAATCGAACGAGAATTAAATTTGATGGCAACTTCTCCAGAATTACTCTGGCAACCTTTCAGTAGTCTTAGCGGTGGCGAACAAACGCGCATAATGCTAGCAACTCTTTTTGCCCAAGATGGATATTTCCCTCTGCTTGATGAACCTACTAATCACCTTGATCAGGATGGTCGAAAACAAATTGCTCAATATCTAAAAGCGAAGAAAACTGGCTTTATTATTACTAGCCATGACCGGGATTTTCTCGACCAAGTCATTGATCATTCATTAGTAATTGAACAACACCAGCTTGTTTTAACTCGTGGAAATTACAGTGATTATTTTGTTCATAAGGAGCAACGAGATTCTGCGGCCATCAAGAAAAACGAAAATTTATTAAAAGATATTCATCATTTAAAGCAAACACGTCAAGCAAAATCTCAATGGGCTCAACAAGCAGAAAATGAAAAGAAGAATAATTCGCATGCAGATAAAGGCTTTATTGGTGCCAAAGCTGCAAAAATGATGAAAAAAGCAACCATAATGAAAGGAGGCTTAGATACTGCAATTGATGAACGAAAAGGGCTGTTAAAAGAAATTGAAAAAGTTGTTCCGCTAACAATTAATGTCCTCCCCACTAATCATCAACCATTATTAAGCATTAATAATCTAACGTTATCATATCCAACTAAACAACTCTGCTCTAATATCACTACAACCATTGAAAAAAATGACCAGATCCTACTCTGTGGTAATAATGGTACTGGAAAATCTAGTATTATTAATGCAATCATCGGGACATTCAGTGGCAAACAAAGCGGAGAAATACTTTTTAGCAGTGCCCTTAAAATTAGCACAGTACGTCAAGATTATTCTGATAATCATGGAAGTTTACGTAGTTTTGCATCTTCTTCTAAAATTAACCACGATCAATTTCTTAACCTTCTTCGTAAATTAGGAATGGAACGAGCTACTTTTAATGTTCCGATTGAAGAAATGAGTATGGGACAACAAAAGAAGGTTGAACTAGCACGGTCATTAGCTGAACCCGCTCACCTTTATTTATGGGATGAGCCGCTAAATTATCTTGATACCTATAATCAGCAACAACTAATTCAGTTAATTCAAGAAAAGCGACCACCAATGCTAATGTTGAGCACGATCAAAACTTCATTAAGCAAATTGCTACAAAGAAAATTGAAATTTAATATTTCCTGGGAAATAATCAAATTTACAAAGTTAGTGTTAAAAAGGAGCTTCACGCGACAAAATAATAGTCGTTTGAAGCTCCATAATCATTAG
- a CDS encoding MFS transporter, translating to MNNKNSLVTKLAFLSVSFMVTSAYAIQGSLPQLKAALGISQTQSEYLVTTPSFAVMIFVVLSPLLQQWFNISDKKIIMAGVTIVGLAGIVPMFANDYTAILISRLVLGAGFGLYNSQAISMISVWYEGTTRAQMLGWRAAAEQIGQACTLAIAGLILSYAGWHASFAVYLLAFVILFFFAVRVPDDSKAQDSNVAEDDLAEELTEVEEPIKKISPVVYLLVLFAFLLVVDYVGMENRFPGLAVAIKGSSYTGSSMFLSLMLIGATLGGLFYGSINKILGFNTVYLGLGLMAISNFLFAFANGNFVMLVIGLLLIGFPLQLVSPLIFNLLPDLAPAKRQPLVTSMVLIGFNFGAFFSPTIAEWMNRLVGRPMSGLDLAAPFPIYGVMLIVIALIIFFATRHSKQAN from the coding sequence ATGAATAACAAAAATTCTCTTGTTACTAAATTGGCGTTCCTGTCAGTTTCATTCATGGTTACGAGTGCTTATGCCATTCAAGGTTCTTTACCGCAATTAAAGGCGGCACTCGGAATCTCACAGACACAGTCAGAATATTTAGTTACAACTCCATCGTTTGCCGTAATGATTTTTGTTGTCCTTTCACCATTACTTCAACAATGGTTCAACATTTCTGATAAAAAGATTATTATGGCCGGGGTTACAATTGTTGGTCTTGCCGGCATTGTTCCCATGTTTGCTAATGATTACACTGCGATTTTAATTTCCCGGTTAGTTTTAGGAGCTGGGTTTGGTTTATATAACTCTCAAGCAATTTCGATGATTTCAGTTTGGTATGAAGGTACAACCCGAGCTCAAATGCTTGGTTGGCGTGCTGCGGCCGAACAAATTGGTCAAGCATGTACCCTTGCAATTGCTGGATTGATCCTTAGCTATGCAGGTTGGCATGCATCATTTGCTGTCTATCTTCTCGCTTTCGTTATTCTTTTCTTCTTTGCCGTTCGTGTTCCTGACGACAGTAAAGCACAAGACAGTAACGTTGCCGAAGACGATCTTGCTGAAGAATTAACTGAAGTGGAAGAACCAATTAAAAAGATTAGTCCAGTAGTTTACCTCCTTGTTCTCTTTGCCTTCCTCTTGGTTGTAGATTATGTTGGAATGGAAAACCGTTTCCCTGGCCTAGCAGTTGCAATTAAGGGCAGCAGCTATACTGGTTCATCAATGTTCCTTTCCTTGATGTTAATTGGGGCAACGCTTGGTGGCTTATTCTACGGATCAATTAATAAAATATTAGGTTTTAACACTGTTTACCTTGGTCTTGGGTTAATGGCCATTTCGAACTTCTTATTTGCCTTCGCAAACGGCAACTTTGTAATGTTAGTAATTGGTTTGCTTTTAATCGGTTTCCCACTACAATTAGTTTCTCCGTTGATTTTTAACTTGTTGCCGGATTTAGCCCCTGCTAAGCGTCAACCATTAGTAACTTCAATGGTACTGATTGGCTTTAACTTTGGAGCTTTCTTCTCACCAACAATTGCTGAATGGATGAACCGGTTAGTCGGTCGTCCAATGAGTGGCCTTGATCTTGCTGCTCCATTCCCAATCTACGGGGTAATGCTAATAGTTATTGCCTTAATTATCTTCTTTGCAACTCGTCATTCTAAACAAGCTAACTAA